The DNA region CGGAGTCAGAACAGCGTTAGCGTGGACCACGAAGGTCTCCTGTTCGTTGAAGTGAAGTGGTAGCAGCTCCACTCCACGACAGGAGACCTTCGCCGATCAACGATCGCTATAGCGCGTCGTCACACTTTCTCAACCAACCTGCCTGGGCAGTACACCTAGCGCGCGCCTGCCGTCGCGCCCAGCTGCCACTCGCCGCCCCCGACCAGCTTCAGCTCGCGAGTGTGGTGCTGCTCGACGGAGCTGCGGTGACTGACGCTGACCAAAATGGTGTCGGGCAATTCGCTGCGCACCAACCGATACAGCGTCAGCTCAAGACCCTCGTCGAGTGCCGATGTCGACTCATCAAGGAACACTGCCTGCGGTTTGGTCAGCAGGATCCGGGCGAACGCGATGCGCTGCTGTTCACCCGGGGACAGCACCTTGGCCCAGTCCTGCTCCTCGTCGAGTCGGTCAGCCAGATGTGGCAGCGCGACCTGGTTGAGCACCTCACGCAGCGACTCGTCGGGCAGATCACCGGACTTTGCGGGGTAGGAAACCACCGTGCGCAGGTCGCCCAGCGGCACATAGGGCAGCTGGGACAAGTAGAGAGTCGAGTTGTCCTCGCCCGGAGCCCGGATGGTGCCCGATGCATAGGGCCACAGCTGTCCCAAGCTGCGCAACAACGTGGTCTTCCCGCTGCCCGAGGGGCCGGTGACCATCAGCGCGTCGCCGGGTTCCAACGTCAGATCCAGCGGTCGCACCAGCTGTCGGCCGTCGGGGGTGCGGACCTCGACGTCGTCGAGTTCGACACGACCGCCATGGGAATCCTCGGCGTTCAGTGTGGGCAGCTGCCGGCCTTCCTCGTTGGCCACCACCAGGCCGTGCAGCCGGATGATGGCGGCACGGTAGCCGGCGAAGTCGTCGTAGGCGTTTCGGAAGAACGACAGACCCGACAGGATCTCGCGGAACGCGCTGGCGGTCTGCGACAGCTGCCCCAGCGTGATCTCACCGTTGTAGAACCGGGAAAACTGCACGACGTAGGGGATGAGCTCCTGGGCCTGGCTGATCGACAAGTTCCAGCCGAGGAACCCGGCCATCCGGTTGACGTAGCGCTTGTAGTTGTCGATCACCGGCCGGAAGAGCCGGCGCAGCCCGGTGCGCTCGGCGATCTCGCCGCGGTAGAAGGCCACCGCCTCCGCGGCATCGCGCAGCCGCACCAGCGCGTAGCGGAACGCGGCATTGAACTTCTCGTTGCGGAACGCCAACGTGATGATCGGTCGGCCGATCCAGAACGCGATCACGGTGGCGAACAGTATGTAGGCGATGCCGATCCAGAACATCGCCTTGGGCAGCTGAACCCCGATCAACGGCAAGGTCACCGGTCCGGACAGATTCCACAGGATCGCGGTGAACGAGATCATCGCGGCGATCGAGGACACGGCCCCGAACAGCAACGTCGATGCCGACGTGTTGTTCGGGCGGTTGGGCAGCGGGCCGACACCGGTGGTGAAGATGTCGATGTCCATCTGGATGCGCT from Mycobacterium sp. SMC-4 includes:
- a CDS encoding ABC transporter ATP-binding protein/permease; the protein is METFTPSLDWGNELWTSLWWIAQGWAYAAVATMVALVLITRYTVWGRQFWRVTRGYFTGPDSVIVWLWLAGILLLVITSVRLSVLFTFQGNDMMTSFQVIAAGVGAGDDAVRTSGRDGFWLSMGVFAVLAVINVAKIMIDLMVTQRFMLRWRAWLTDRLTDDWLEGKAYYRSRFIDDTIDNPDQRIQMDIDIFTTGVGPLPNRPNNTSASTLLFGAVSSIAAMISFTAILWNLSGPVTLPLIGVQLPKAMFWIGIAYILFATVIAFWIGRPIITLAFRNEKFNAAFRYALVRLRDAAEAVAFYRGEIAERTGLRRLFRPVIDNYKRYVNRMAGFLGWNLSISQAQELIPYVVQFSRFYNGEITLGQLSQTASAFREILSGLSFFRNAYDDFAGYRAAIIRLHGLVVANEEGRQLPTLNAEDSHGGRVELDDVEVRTPDGRQLVRPLDLTLEPGDALMVTGPSGSGKTTLLRSLGQLWPYASGTIRAPGEDNSTLYLSQLPYVPLGDLRTVVSYPAKSGDLPDESLREVLNQVALPHLADRLDEEQDWAKVLSPGEQQRIAFARILLTKPQAVFLDESTSALDEGLELTLYRLVRSELPDTILVSVSHRSSVEQHHTRELKLVGGGEWQLGATAGAR